The Candidatus Cloacimonadota bacterium region CTAAATGAAGATCCGGCACCGCCACCAGTACCAGCAAAGGCACCGCTACCAGTACCAGTACCACTACCTGTTCCACCACCTGGGCGTCGCGCCGAAAAGCCTTCCTGTACCGTAACAATACTATAGGAAGGAGCGATGCTGGTGCTAGCAGCGTCAAATCCGCCGGCGAAAGCTGCATCCAGAGCAGATGAGCCTCGTGCAGCAGTTCCTGTTCCACCGGGTGTCCCCTCAGTAGTAGGAGTTTCTGCCGTTTCCGCTGGTGCTGCTTGGGGAACATACGTTCCAGTAGGTTCAGTAATATCGGCTTTTACTTTTTGTGCTTCACCCTGAAGAGTTTGCAGTTTTTGGGTAACGGTCTCTTCGTAAGAATACTCTGGTTTAAGGAAGATATCGAATATTACCACAAACACTAAAGACAGCAATAAAACCAACCAAACAATCATTCGGTTGAAGCGGCTTACTGCATCGGGCCTGGCTCTACGAGCATATTGAGCAACAATCTGTTTTTCTTCTGGAGTGAGTACAATTACCCATGGTTCCCTATATTCAAAATCTACACTCCAATCGGGAGCAAGAGTAAGAGTTCCTTTGATGTCTTTCTTTAAAACCAATTGGTTACCAGAAAGCAGATTGTTTTGTTTAAGATAGTTACTGTCAACTGCATTGCCGCCTTTTTCAACACTCAATTGAGCGCCGGGTAACAATTGCATTACATACTCGCCACCTTTTTGCTGGATAAATAAATGCTTATCAGGAAAGGAGGGCTCTAGAATCTGCCATTGCAAGAATTTGTTTGAACCAATGGTAAAGTTCTTCTTGATTTCTTTGCCTTCTTTGGCGTAATCTAGGAATTTACCTTTGTAGTTCAATCTGAGACTTAGTATTTTTGCCATAAGACCTCCAATTATCTGACTGATGCAGAACTGTATGTCCTCAACCAGTCCACATCCTCAAGCGTTGCGAAGTAAATATTCTCATAACCCACGGAGGTGCCTGCGCTCACTATTTGAGTTATATATCCACAGGGAAGATTTGCATCTGCCTGTACAATGAGACAGGCGTCGCTTTTCTTCTCTTCCGGAATTGCGGCGAAATCTAAAGTAAGAAAATTCTGCAATGCGGCGCGAGTTTCGCCATCTTCCACTAATTGTTGAGGTGTTCCTAAGGTGAGGTTTCCCACACCCAGTTTTACTTCATTTAAATATAGTTTGATAGGCGTAACAGTGGCATTCTCTAATAGCTTATCGGTAGATATGGTGGTAGGATACCTCATATCCGGAAGTTCTGAAATCTTCACAGCTTCCATCGATACATTTTTGATAAGGAATACCAATATTATTGTAAGAACGTCCAAAAGAGAAGTTATCGATAGATTTTTAACATCTTCAACCTTACGGCGTACTTGCCGTCCTCCCTTTTGTTTACGTGAAAATTGACTATTTGAACTCATAATTTCCTCCCCAAACTCTAATAGAAATATACGGCTTTGGGGTTGCGATAATGTACCGTTACAAATCCGTTTGTTTTACACAGGTCAATGGTGCGGACAAGAGTATCATAAATCACGTCAGGATGTACGATTACGGCAATTTCCGTAGTATCGGAATACTTCTCTTTAAGTTGAGCAAGTAGATCATTCAGACGAGTATAGTCATATACATTCTCATTCAGCCATGGTAATTTGTGTATCTCAGCATCCGGTTCTCTTACTTCCATACCAGGAAATAATCCTGCATCATCATGCTGTTTGATCATGAGATGTATTTCAACTATCTTATCCTGATTACCGCCTCCGGGGCCGTCTCCTCCGCCACTACCTGTCGAGTCTGAAGCGAAGTTCAAAGCCAAAAGAGACACCTGAATTGTTATCATCAACATCAAAAACGGTATGATGGTAATGAATAGATTCATTATAGGAACCAAATTGGGTTCCTGGGGTGCCGTCTGACCTTTTTGTTGCCTCGCCTCAGAAGGACGATATGGTCGACGATATCCAGCCATAATCTTTATTCCTTGATCTGGTTGTTAATATGGTTTACCAGTTTAACGCTGTATTCGTCGATGTCGCTGATAAGATTCTGAGCGCGGGTGAAAAGTCCACCTTTGATCAGAGTGAGAGGGATAGCACCGATCAAACCAAATGCCGTTGTTCCGATAGCCAGTCGAATACCATTGGTAAGAGCGGCATTTTGAGCAGCACCAGTAAGACCTTCAAGCGCAGAGAAAGCCTGGATCAAACCAAAAATGGTTCCCAGAAGTCCCAAATAAGTGGAAACCTGAGCTAAAGTGTCAAACCAGAACAAGCCACCATCGAGCTTATGCACTTTTTGAAGCACGGCTTCGTCAAAGGCATTTTGCACGGAGATGCGAGCTTCCTCACCCTTTTTGCCGGATTTGCGAACATCCTTGAACACAGATAATCCACTCCAAAAAATAAAGCCCATGGTCGTTCCCTTAAACTGGTCAGCAATCTTAGTGGCTTCTTCAATTTGGTCGTTTTTAACAAAGTTTTTCAGTTTGAAGAAGAACTTCTCGGCATCAATCTTTTCACGAAAATATAGCTGAATATAGCGAACTATAGCCAATGCCAAACCGATGAGAAAGTTGATAAGGATTAGATATGCAAATTCTCCGCTATCGCGAAACAAAGTAATGAGACCTCCTCCTCCACCGGTTGAGGCTGTTGTTTCTGGTACTACCTCTGCGCCATTTTGTGCAAAGAGGAACCCTACACTCATCAACAGGGCGATTACAACGAGTATGATATGCTTGCTTTTCATTTTGACTCCTTAAGCCATTTATTTAATAGTAATTCACTGTTTTCTTGAACGATTTTATCATCCAGTACAAAACGATATTTTCCAGTAACAAAAAACGTATCAGATTTTGATTTGTATATTCCGGAAGCCGGCGCCATGTCATTGACGTTGATTTCGATAACTTCAGTATCAACTATAGCTCCTTGAATTCTCGGTTCCGGTGTAGGCGTAGGCTGAGAATCTGCTTGTTGTGCTACAAGAAATGTACTAAACAAACTCAACAAGAGCAATAAAAACAAAGTCTTTTTCATCGGATTTCCTCCTTTCCGGCTTGCGCATAAGAGATTTTTGCCAAAAATCCTCGGTATATAGAGCTATTAGATATCTCGAAACGAAGTATGTTTCGACCAGTAACGACGTTCTGTGCTGGGATCAGGATCTCTCCTTTATAGATTGTGAGAGGATCAGGATCGTAATCAAATATCGCATTACCTATCTCTGAACCGTTCAAAAACACGCTTACGGTTTCAGGTGCGATGAATTCTATTTTTCCTTGCTTAAACTCTGAATCCATAATGAATTCTGTTTCGAGTATCAGATTATTAACGGGTCCATCTAGTTCTGAGACCCAGATAGGGCGGGCAGCACTTTGTTCCATATCAGCCAAGTTTTCCCATGTGATATTCCATTCGCTGGCTTCTGAGGCATAATCAGAACTCTCCTCACCCGTTTCAGGATCAACATTGATTACGCGCCAACCTTGGTTTGTAAACAGATTTTTTTGCTCGGGGGGGATGTTTTCACGAATTCGCTGTAAACTGGTCATCATCTGAAGAGCAAGAGCCGCTTGCATTGCATTCGAACTGGTGTTTCCCATCGATACTTCAATTACATTGTTGCCCTGAGTAAATAGTTCGCCGGGAATCAAATAACTGTATCGAGTGGTTATTGGCTTGCTGGCATCTAAGCTGTCAACAGCTACCCAGCTCGAATTAACCAAACTGCCATTAAGCTTAACCTCCATATCTAAGGGAAATACAACATGTAAGTAGGCAAAATTTGGTTCTAGGTCCAGATTAAACTCACGCTCAATACGCAAAGTTGTATTAGCAGGAATCATAGTGTTACCCAATGCTTGACCTTTGGGGCTTTGAATTTGGCTAATACTAAGATCTGAACCTCCAGGTTCAAGACTCTGTTGCCAATTGTTATCTAAGGTCAAATCCATACTGCGATAATCGATGCTCTGGTTGTATTCTTCTAATGCAGCTTTAGCAGCATGGGTTGCATCAGACTGGTATCCTGCTAAATGGTACTGAGTATAGATTTGATTATTCCAAATAAGCGAATTGATGATGTAATCCTGAGTTTCTTGAGCTACAAAACCATTAAGCTGATTCTCAGCATCGGTACCCCATTGAGATGTATAATACTGGCCTTGTTCGGTAATTTGGAAGAAAGTGCGAATCTGTGTACCAACAACTTCGGCGCCTCTGTTATATATCTTAGAGATTAGGGTATAAGCGTCGATTTGTCTTTCATTATCGATGGCATAACCACTCTCAGCTGCTTCACGCATCAGGTTACGAACCTTGCTTACTTCTGCTTCGATAGTATCTTTATATTTTGGGATGCGGCGATCTCCACCACCAAGGTTTACATCCCATTTAGTAAGGCTATTAACTCTTATTTGCTGAGCAGGAGTCTGAGTAAAGATAGCGCTTCTTTCTAATGCGTTCAGCCGTGAATCGTAACTCTCAAGGAAAGCAATGCGCTTCTGAATATCGTCGTATTCTCGTTGAACATTATTAAACACAGTATAAATCTCTTCACCAAAACTCAAGCCCTCTTTCTTATAGGCAGATTCTACAGAGAGATAACGATCTCGTGCGGCTAAAGCACCTTCATAATCGCCATTGAGATAAGCAGTATCGAATTCATTGGCAATAGAACCTAGTTCAGTTAATGCCACATTCTGATAATAGCTACTCTTGGTAGAATCTTTCAAATAAATATCGCGGGCTATACGGTTATATTCCTCTGTTTCATTACGATCGTAATATCCCTTGGCCATATATTCCATATAAGGCACTGTATCCGAGTGGTCGGGATATGTGGCGATAAAGCGATTCATCAGAGCGTAACCCGTATTTACATCTCCTTGAAGATTGTATAAACGAATAGCATCTGCCAAAAGGCTACTGGCAGCAACTTCACCGTTATCAATATTTCCTGTTTGAACTTCTTCAAACAAGGCTAGATATCCTTCAGCGGCTTGTACTCTGGTAGAGTCGTTTTCGGCAAGATGATTAATTGATGCTAAGCGAAGGAAGAAACTATAATTGCTAGCTGGATATTTAGTGATGAATTCCTGTTCCAGATTCTTAGCAAGATCTGGGTTGTTCATCATGCTATCTGCCTCCGCTATTTCTATAGCTTGAGAATAACGGGCATATGCGGCATCAATATCGGCATCATTTGCGGCGAGTTCCATCAAAAGATCTATCGCCTGTTGATATGCACCAGCTTTTTTAAAAGCTTCAACTGCTTCGTTCTTCTGCCCCAAAATTTCCAGACCGCGTGAAGGATCCATCTCGGCAGCTAAGCGCAAGCGTTCATTTGCTTCCGTGATGTAGTCACCACTTCCAGATGCAGATTCAAAACTGTTTTGGATCTGGACCAGAATGTCTTGATTAATGCTGGCTTTGTCTTCTTCATTGAGGGCAAGAGGCAGCGCCTGGCGGAACCAGTTTTCAGCATCGGCATATTGCTCCTGTCGGATGCTAATTTCGGCAAGCTTGAGATAGGTCTCCCGCTTGTCAGCATTACTCATTATATCGCTGTTTTCCAAGGCTTGGTTATATAACTGAACCGCTTCAGGATATTTTTGGCGGCCAAATTGGACATCACCCAGAAGCAGGATAATGTCTACCGCTTCAGATAGTCTTGCCGGGGTTGTGAAACGCTCTTGATTAGATACGTACAAAAACCTCTCTGAGCTGTTTTGTAGAAGTGAAAAGGCCTCGTCTAGGTCTGTCGGGCTTCCGGCAGGGGCGATGTATTCTTCATCTTCGAAGGCGGTTCTGGTTCTATCAAAAGCAGTGCGTGAATAGTCCATAGCCAATTTCTCATTTTCATAAAACTGACTATTGTTTGGATATGCATCGTTATAGGCATATAGTCTTTGTATGGCTTCCAGAAAATCTGGTATGCTGCCTGTGCGATCAGCTAAAACTGTATATGCAGTTACAATAAGGCTATCCGTTTCGGTTTTAAATGCCTGATAGTTTTCTTTATGCAAATTTGCAAAACTATCATAACTCTCCATGTGAGTTTCGTATGCCAGCAAGCTCTCACGGTTAATATTGCTGGCAAAAGTGTTATAAAGACGATAGCCGCGCTGAGTATATGCGTTATCGATAATCTCAATCTGCTCGGTGATGTCTTCGTTCTTATTCACGTCAAACCATTGAGACTCGTGATTGTAGTTATTAATAATGCGCTGATATATATTCTGCGTGATTTCGTCTAGATTATCGCCTTCACGCATGGTTTGGTTTGAATTGTGATACAATACCAAGATCGAATCTAGAAGTACAGGATTCTCAAGAGCCAGTGGGGCAGCACTAATCTTGAACTCTAGAAAATCAACAGCTTGTAGCGAAACTCCCATATCAAGCTTTAACTCAGTGGAGCGATTAACTACCTGTTCAATGATCTGCTGATTCGAGTATCCTTCAAATACGCGCTGTAGCTCAGCAACACCACGAGATTGCGATCTATAATCCGTTCCATCCATTGCTATAAGGCAATAGGCTATGTTTTCTACGGCATCAGAACGGTAATCGCTGGCTATCTGAGGATCCGAGATCAATCCGGCATCTGTAGCTAGCAATATCTCCATAAAGTCATTCATAGCAAGTCGCAGATCCTCTATATCCAGACTATTCAATCTAACCCAGCCCCTCTGATACAAAGCGTCATAATAAAGAGGACTCTGTCGATTGTCTACAATCTGGTTAAAGTATTCTATTGCAGTATCTCTGAAGGGGACCGGATCATCCGAATCCGTTGAATAGCTGAAGTTTAGAAGGCCAAGTCGATATACTGCTTCTTCCCACATCTTGGAATCCGGATGGTCGTTAACGATCTCGGTTAAAGCATCATGCGCTTCAGAGAAATTGGACTGGGAATACAAAGCGTTTGCAGGTGGGTTTTCGTTACCTCGCGCTGTATTGCGATAAGCTATCTTGTTATTACTTACCTCAAGGCGCTTAATCTCACTGGTGATAAAGGCTATATTATAAAGAGCAAGATCACGATCTGGTAAATTAGGATCCAACTGTAATGCCATTCGATAGCTATTCAAAGCGGGATTGAGGTCTTGCGGAATGGCATAGTATTGTAATTCCGCCAAACTATAATACAAGTCTGCAGCACTAACCAAAGGCGCTCCACCGGGCTGCTCAATTGAAGTGAAATCTGGATTTGATTCAATGAAAGAGCTAATCTCATTAATTAAATCCAACTGCTCCTGACGCCAATGTTCTCGTTGTGTTTGAACTTCTTCGGAACTCAAGTTAACTTGATTGTCTAAAAAGCTGCTGTATCCTTTTAAAAGATCGCGATACGCCATCTTTAATGTGATATATTCTATGCTGGTAAGAACCTGACTATAGCCGCGAGTAAATACCTGATCGCGGTCTGCAGAATACGCTACATCGCTAATCTCAACTGCAATGCGGGGTCGAATCTCGCCTCTAAGATCGCTATTAATTATCTCTCGAGCTTCAGTAAGCACATAATCTTCCAATTCGTTAGCTGTATCCTCAAGCAAGGCTTTATCTTCTACTAACGCATCATATTCTGCCAAAACCTGAGAAAAATATTGGCTTTCATCACTTTCCAAGCTCTGAACATCAGCCAGATATTTCTGATGCAATACTTCAGCTTCAGATTTTTTTGTTACAGCCCACTGACGCTCACTATTCAAACGTTCAGTATATTCAGGATATTCGCCGCTAGCCAACAGATCGTCAATTTCATCTATTATCTCATCGTATGAGGATATAGTACGCTTGGTTTGAATGACCCTATCCAAATAGAGATCTCCCACATACACATCTGCATTCTGGGGGTCTCTGGCGCTTAGGCTCAAAAAGTTCTGTTGTAAAAGGTTATCAAACTGTTTTAAAAGTCTATCGTAAAAATCTAGATTTTGCTTTACTGATGCTATATTTTTCAAAGCGGGTTGTAAGCGCTCTTCGGTAAGCGTTGAAGTATTGGCATAATCCGCAAGTAATCGCTTAATCTCATCCAGCTTAATCATTTCATCGTTGTGTGCTTCAACTATTGCATCTGCAAACAACATGCCTTCCATACCAATCATCTCGTTATAAATAGCTGTAAGATCAAACTGTATCTGATCTATCTGAGTGCTTAAGTGATTATACTCTGTTTGAGTCGGAGCTTCAAAATAAGTAGCCAAATCTAAATTGTTAATGCGGCTTAAAACCCTTTGCTTAAGTGGAAGAAGTACGTTTAAAACAATATCTCGGTTGTGATTGTAGTTTTCTACAAGGTTAATAATCTCATCGTAGTTGCCGCTATCTGCACTAATATCTGCATATAAATATAGATAGCAGGGGAAATATTGTTCGGTATTGTAGTTTTCGAATACAATATGACTCAAAAAATCTTTTGCTGTTTCACGATCTCCGGCTTGCAGGAAACCTATTAACTTTCGGTATACAACAAGATTTAGCATCTTGCGCGCACCCTGATTAAGGTCTGTTCTTAAAAGAGAGTCAAAGATAGTAATAGCTCTATCGTTTTCTCCGACCCTTGCATACATGTGCCCCAGAAGATACAAAACTTCATTATCGCCAAGATAACTTAATACATTGGTAAATTTTTGTAACTCTTGATCGGCTCGTTGGGGATCCATCTTGATAATAGTGGGTAATTCATCCACTAAAAATTCTTTTGCTGCCGCTCTGATTTCATGTTTCTGAATGCGGATCTCTTCCCGAAGCTGCTCAACTGTCATCTGCTCATCATATTCGTCCATTTGGGCAAATAATGTACTGAGGCAAGCCAGTGCAAAGACAAGGAGCAATAATATTTTATAATACTTTTTCATAACCCCGCTCACTTTAGACTCTCATTAGATTAAAAATATAGCATATTAGAGGCAGTATGCCAGGATGCATCGTCTGCACCCTGGCGAACTGTCATATATAGGAAGTATGAATTCTACATTTCACCGCTATATACTTGGTAATTAGTTCCTGTTTGCCTTCAACTCCTGAATCCAAGAGCGAAGATCATCAAGGGATTTTTGGGCTTTTTCACGTTCCTTACGAAGCTCTTGCAGTTCTTGGAGCAAGTCTCTTACCTCGGGGGAAAGCTGGGCATATGTGGTACCTCCACCAGTACCGGAAAGACCAGGCGTTTCAAGAGTGGTTCCGGGAGTAACAACAGCCACTTCGCCGGGTCTGGTATCAGCATCAGGTGGTATTACAACAACTTCGCCCGAACCCGGTATGGTATCTCCAGTTGGGGGTATTATTACGCCATCTTCGGTTGGAGTTGTACCGGTTTGAACTATGTACGGATCTTCAAGATCGCTATCCATAGCATAACGTCTAAGATCGGGACGGCGTTGCGCTTCGGCATATTTATCGAAAAGATATGATATAGCGAAGGCCACTCTTAAGTTGTCTTCATAGCCGTTATCCTTGGCAAGATCTTCGAGAGCTTGAGCTCCTACCTTGAAACCGAAATTCTTCCAACTGTACTTAATGCCTGCATTAAACTCATGACCGTCAAATTCACCCTGAAGAGCAAGATCTCGTATTGGAGACATCTCCGCAGACATGAATATACCGTTGAATATACGTGAACGGCTTACTTGACCAACAAAACGGTTGGTTCCAAACCCTAAATTGAACATCCAGGGCATACCAAATACTACTGCTTGCTTTGATGCTACGGCATAAGGGGAGTAGTATTCGTAGCCGGATTTATCAGGATGATAATAAAAATCATCGGTAGGAGTAAGCCCACCATCATGAATGCCATGTGTTGTTATGGGAGAAAATATATTATCCATCCCTATTGACACTTGCGGCAGACGGGGTGTCTCCTGCAAAATCTTAAACTTTAAATTCAAAAAATAAACCAAAGGCTCATCTTCAATCTTATCGCCGACAAACATGCCCAGTTCAACACGATCAAAGAGTCCTACGCCTGCCATCATATATGGTACAAAACCATCATATTTTACGGGCTCTGCAACGTCACGATAGTAGCCAGCTAACATAAATTCAGCTGCTCTATGTGGCAAAACATAGGCATCTGGAGTACGCAGCATGCCAAGCGTCTGAAAAGGCGCTGCCTGCAAGAGGCTAAACATCGCTGCAATAACGATTACACTTAAAATAACTTTTTTCATACTTCCCTCCACCTTACGGTGTTGCTTTCTATTCATGTTTCCTTTTTATCGTTGACAAATAATCCGTCAAGTGTTTTCTCGAATTCATGAAGACTATCTCCAATCAAGAATTAGCCAAAATAGGCGAAGATATTGCCGCCTCGTATCTCACAAATGGCGGCTATAAGGTACTTTGCAGAAACTTCCAGACCAAGCAAGGAGAAGTTGATATAATTGTAGAAAAACATCAACAAATTATTTTTGTGGAAGTTAAAACAAGATCCTATCACTCTATACAAAGTGCCGTAGACAATGTAAACTACAAAAAACAGCTTCACATTACAAAAACCGCACAAGTATATTGTAAACAAAATCCCCAATTTGACAAGTATAATACTCGCTTTGATGTAATTATTGTTCTATATGATTCTTATAATGACTCTTACAGTATTAAACATTTGCCCGATGCTTTTCTGCCCATAGCAGACGAACCTTATTGATATTTCCGTATTGTTTTTTATGGGCACTGAACAATATAGAGTAAGGGACAAAACCCCTTTAGTAGAGTGGTGGGTAGAAAGCAATAGAAAAAAAATTCACCATACTTCAAGTTAGAGCGCATTTTCCTTTGTTTATTTGTATGTGGGGACGGTCTATTGTTGTGTCTATAACCCTTGGCAAGGCGCATTAAATCCACTTTATTTCCATATTGCATTAGGCTGTCGTTACCCAGAGTTCAAACAATGATCATCGTATGCAGGCAGGAGTATCTCTGAGTAAACCATTGCTAATGGTGGCTTAACCCGTTGGGGGTCATTTGGGGAAATAAACTGTAAAAGTCAGTTGAATAACCGGGGCACAAAGAAAAGTCCCATACTACAAGGATAGTGGGTGGGCACAGCTACGATCAGAAAAACCCAGCAAACCGATATTTCGTGCATAGAAATCTGCCATCCATGAATGTGCAACGGTCTTTGTAAACACTAAAACGGATAGTAGATAATTGCAGAATGGAGCATTGTTTTATAGAGAAAGCAATTTTGCTAAACAATTGATCTGCTTATGTATTTCAATTCAAGGGCAGGGGTTTGAGGGATTAATTGCGCAACAGGCTGCTATCAAAATCTGAGCCTAAGAATCTCATCCAATCTGGATTGGATTGCTCCATATCGTCTCCGGAAGCGTAAATCAATCTATAGTTATTATTCATCTGAATATCTATAAACACATAAACTGCCCGATTGCCGGAAGAGTATTTCCAGATCTGATAATCTTTACGCACAAATCTACTTTCGTCGGAACTGGTTCCTCTTTCGATATCTGATGGAGCACCGTTGCGGATATATATGCGTCCCATATCAGTTGTCCAACCTGGTTTAAGTGAGGAGTAATATCTATTGCTATGTTCCACGCGTTCATGCACCAGATCAATAATGTTTTGCTCACTCATTCCGGTGCTAAGCGCCATGCTTTTCCAGAAGTTTGTTATATGTCTGCGCTTAGCTTCTTCATTCATAGAATCCCAGTTTGCAGGAGTGCGGCTGGCCATAAAATATCGCATTAGGCCATATTCATCTTCGGGATCTGGAAACAAACTTAGCATTAGCTCCACAGCTTCCGAGAGGACAAAATCAAAATTCCGAGTGTCGGTTAATTCTTCAGCCTGAAGGATTATTTCTCCCCTATATTTTCCCGCTTCCAAATTGGATAGAGGAATTCTGAGCGTAAGAACTTCGATGCTCTTTTGCGGAGTGAAATCCAGGTATTCATCCATAATCAGTTCACCGTTTTGCTCTAAATTAAGCATTAATAACTGTGGTGTATTCAATTCCGTTTCTGGTGTATAAACTTCCAGATACAGATGAGCGTATTCATGATACTCACGATTAAGAATAATGGAAGGTAAAGATTCGTAGGTAAATCCATTACGCCTAAACTTCTGCAAGTAAGCGCTACTATCTGGATACACCTGAGCATTCAATTCCACGTCGCTGATTCGTGAATTGGCATCTAAAGTGGCTATAGGAAAAGACCAGTTAAATTCCTTATTGCTGTTTAGGTCTTTTGCAGTAAAATTTAAATTATAATTTTGCGGGCTTAAGATAAAGTTCATGCGGTTTAAATAGCTCTTTTGAGTGGATAAAGCGTCATATTTGCTGCGTATCCCAATATTATCGGTAATACTTTGGACAAAAAGTACGGAATCGCGATTTGAGATCTGAACCTGAATGTCTACTTCGGCAAAATAAGCCCCATTTTGTGCCAAAAAAACTAAGGAGCGATATGGAATTTGATAATCCAAAAGCAGCACGGTGTCTTTATCTGAAGTTAAAAAGCGGTTGTAATCTATGTGCATGTGTATTTGCTCGGTAGCGTAGGCTCCCAGAGAACAAAGCACATAAAAGCTTAGTGCCAAAATCCTTTTAATAATCGATATATTCATCTTCTTTGTTCCTCAATGTATACTGCCCAAAACCACGTTCATCAGTAAAGATAAAGCTTCGGTTAAAGCGAAAGTAATGCCAAGTTATACTGGATGGTTTGCCAATTGGGAAGGCATCGCCAACAATCTGATCGGGATCGCCAAATTTAATATAGATTCTGCCGCGGTCAGATTTCCATCCTGGCATTCGTTTATGGATTGTGAATTGTTCATCTGCTTGCAATATTCGGTGATAAAAGAATTCTCGGTTTTCGTTGCGTAAAGTGCCGGGACTAGGATCGTTTGCCTGCCAAAAGCTTTCAATGGCATCGTGATACTTACTTTCAGGAATTTTTCGTAGTACCTTCCATTCATTTTGATTGGCGATATAGCGCAATTGTTCAAGCTGGTCTTTAGGCGAGTAGCGCTGATTATAAGAAAACCATGCCTGGTATATAAGTGGCTCCAATTTATAACGGATATTCATCTCATCAACAAATATTACCAAAGTAGAGATGCTATCTTGAGGGGCAATTTCTTTCAAGTTGAGCTCAAATGGGCTGGTAGGATTCTTAAAATCATGTTTTATGCCGTCTAGAACAAGGCTCAGATTTCCGGCACCAATGGCAAAGCGATGGCGTAAGGTTAAACTATCCAATTGTTTAAGATCCATACTTTCCGGAATATAATCAAAGCCTTCTCTGCAAGCAATAATGTAGGCTTGCCCCAATTCTGTAGAAACGCTACCCACATTGAACTTGCGACTATAATTCTGCTTATCACCCAATTTCTTGTTTCTTAAACTAATGCTAATACTGTGCGATCCTGTAGAGAGCTGATATGTTTGGGTAATAGGGATGGCAGTTCCCTTTAGCCA contains the following coding sequences:
- a CDS encoding GWxTD domain-containing protein → MSRRKLISLIFIVLCLLQLSAQEIMFETFDSGVDVWMLFPYDTFHFGKDDSLSVYQVSTQIKNQHGTQVANNEIQIEVLNRDWLKGTAIPITQTYQLSTGSHSISISLRNKKLGDKQNYSRKFNVGSVSTELGQAYIIACREGFDYIPESMDLKQLDSLTLRHRFAIGAGNLSLVLDGIKHDFKNPTSPFELNLKEIAPQDSISTLVIFVDEMNIRYKLEPLIYQAWFSYNQRYSPKDQLEQLRYIANQNEWKVLRKIPESKYHDAIESFWQANDPSPGTLRNENREFFYHRILQADEQFTIHKRMPGWKSDRGRIYIKFGDPDQIVGDAFPIGKPSSITWHYFRFNRSFIFTDERGFGQYTLRNKEDEYIDY